aatatttatacataaaatatatgtaAGATAATTAATGAGTAGTTCAACCGAAGTTAAGGGTTTGTTTGGATTAACTTTAGAAGAATACCCGATTccaaattttaaacaaaaaaaataaagagaattaatatttagttaattaatattaattaattttaaaatttaatattcataaCTTAGAGTGTATAAtcgaatatttataatttaaagtaaataaaataatttaaaaaaataattaatattaacaaaaaataaattacttaatattatctttttattttttgaccaGACAGATTAGACGATCTCTAACCTTAAGCATCACACTCACACACATCATACAcacatatattttaaaattttatttattatatatttagtcaccgtcaaatttaaattcagatgtaatatattaaaagataatatatttagTCACTCAACCAAAGTCTTAGTTACCCTAACATTATTTTTTGGGTTTGTATAATTGAgagaattatatataatttttaaaaattttaagatagaaatatcatatttttatgtatggtttaaaatttgaaaaattattctcaaataagtttaattctaaaaaattaaaataccatcatttcaatttttatattttttctgaatatatttaattttcataaaaataaaatctaaataataaaataatacttgAACTACACACACTCTTTAAACAACGGCTAAATctccaatttatttttttggttagaTAAATTTAGATGACTCTCAATCTTTAAATATTACAACACACCCACACATTTACCCACATGTTCTAGCAACAGCTAGGAGTTTCATTTTGTTTGTCCTTGTTCATCGCAGCCCTATAAATGTCAAAGGCCCCTCCACATGACctcaaaccaaaaaaaaaaaagtataaggccTTAGCTAAGTTGTGGAGCCCAAATATTTTGTCAACTTCAGTAAATGATACATCCACTTGATCAATCATCCTATcggtaaaattattaaattaattgtttatataaaatatctattaaaaataagttaaataattaataattaattttgttattaatttttaacgtgcatataatattttttccatttGATTTGTGACCTTTATATTGGTCTCCTTCAAAATTCAATGttacatttatttatcttttaaaaatatcacaTTTTATAACAAACAAAGATACATACGTCATAGCGCCTGGGTTTGAAAAACTTTagtgtttaataaaatataaaagtttcATTGATCGAGTAAAACGTGGaacaactttataatttaatgctatgaatatttattatgctttaagctttttctttctttccactATTAAAGGAGagagaataaaatttaatttgaaatattattaatattggaaattaaaaaaagtcaaaaatacaataatattcaTAGAATAGAATTAGGGAGAtagattttgatatttgatCCCTAGTTGATAATGTTACTCTCCCTTATTGTTTATTACAATCAAATTACCAacaatttttatgaatttttttctcatcgtcaagaaaaataaaatgacgaaaatgaagaataattttgttaaaaaattacataattaaaaggAGTAGTTTCTGACACAAAACAAAATGTATTGCATGCTAGCTAGTCAAGAAAAAGTATGTATTGCATGCTAACTAACCTCCACATGAAGATATTGACATAGTATATCGGTTAACAATTAGAGAAAAGTTATTTCTTCTACAGCTtctaaaaaagaatattatttaaaataaggataaaaaaattattttttatttttaacattttttaaaatatattttaaatttaatttgtttcaatttATGTTTAATGTTTTAAATATAGTTCAACTCTATCTTGAGTATTAATACCGTTAGCAAATATACTAACGCACAAGTACCATATCATTGTAAGATGAGAAATTTTTGGAggcaaataatttttaatattttttgtcattgtttaaataatataaatactaaattatttttaataaagaaatttaatttatgtgtgtaaaatttgaaaaatgtggatataaaatatattgattTATGTCAACAAAATTATagtaaatataagtataaattatatatttttgtatataaaatatttataaatatgagTACAAATTATTACTGATTAAAtgctgataaaaaataataatatttattcactatataatattattattgtaaaattatcatattatatattatctcaCTTAGAATTAAACTGAAATGtattaagataaaattaaaataaaatacaaatagcaagaaaaaatagtatttacaattgagtaaattttttataatataatcaagtaattaatttacaAGTAGAATCGTTAATGGATTTGTAGAGTTAAAATAAGGTAATTAAGTAGAAAGTAGCATGTGAAATTGTGAATGGAGTGATAAATAAATGAGAAGAAGTGACAGTTGTGTACGGCAAGAGAGAGTGAGACGGTCCATTACCTCCTCTTTCTGATTTCGTGAAGTTCGTTGTTCTTACATACaagtcttccttttcttcattatttaaagagagagaagagtggTTCCCCCAACATACATAGCAATTAGCAACCTCAAATATTGTTTGTAATTAGTAAcaaaaatactaaactaatcacACAAAGATGACAGCTCTTTCCAACGGCCACGCCGCTAATAACTCTTCTCCTCTTTTCAAGATCCCACCCATCAAATTCACCAATCTCTTCATCAATGGCCACTTTGTTCATTCTCTCTCAGGTAATACTAACAATACTCAtcacttcttctttctttcttcatcctTGTTTAATTACTAATATCCCTTATTATAAGGCTTCCTTCTAAGTTCTAAGCTTTCTCttctatgtatatatatttccTCCTTTTATCactttgctctttttctttcctttcttttcttttttaggaACTCTCAATtggtattaaattaaataattgtttatttAAGTCAAATATGGTAAATGATAATGTCCAATTTCTTACGAATGAATGTCGTACTTTGCGTCTTTAccgtaaaaattaaaataaagaaatccttgtttttcactttcatcACGTGAAAGATTTGTCATATTCCCACGGGTACACGGAGATGGAAACTTTGCTATTGGAAATTTGGATATATATGTTTTTGGACTAGTTGAACCTGGGGAAGTTGAATACTAATATTGGTTGTATAATTGTATCAGtgatatcaaaaataaattgagtttttttttttctccttttgggtgttaGTATGTTAGAAGGATTCACAGGCAAAacatattttaatcttttttttctaaaagaatGCTAATCTATAATGCCTATGAATATATTATTAGAGCTTGACTTTGAACCGCATATTGCCAAATTTATAAATGTAGAGCAGAATATAATGATTTATGcgtatatattttatctttatacaAATTCCGTAGTAAAGTTGTAATAGACATAGTCGTTCATGCGgcttatcttattatttaagCTGTAGTTTTATTATATGATATTAAAATTGTATGATTGAAAGATTTagactttaatttttattaaattctaaaagaaaattatcataagatagataaaaattttttatacaaaattcacataaatgcaaaataaatttttatctaaaaaatatattaaaaatataattatttatatgtctttttttattaatttatttttttttaaaatagttataaaaaaattaatgattaaaaattattaaaagtttcagtattttattagaatttaatttacgTTCATCCATCCATCCTCCATAGATTGTATTTGTATGCATTAATTGAAACTACGTGTCGAAAAAAGAAACTTACGATGGAGATAAGAGAGACGAAGAATGAAGAACCCGTATGGACCATACATGAAATATCCAAATCATAccatttttatgttggtttaATTTTTGTACTTGATTTTTAATATGGAAAAAATTTGGAAATCCTAACAGGAAACGAGTTTGAGACAATAGATCCGAGAACAGGAGAGGTAATAGCGAAAATCTCGGAGGGAAGAAAAGAAGACATTGATGTGGCTGTTAAAGCGGCACGTGAGGCATTTGACAACGGTCCATGGCCACGCATGTCTGGTGCGGTACGTTTTtccatctctctttctttttacaTACTTCTCATCTCTTcgattaactaatttaaaatatttaaattttagttaaatcTTAAATCTTTGAATTTCTAATTCTACTATTTCCATAGCTGATTCGAATAGCTACCAACTAGTCCTTTCAAGTTTAAGAGGTTAGAGGTGTGTATTTATCAAGTcacatttcttttattaattaattttagattatgattttttttaaatagatttttaatgataagtttttaagatataatatttttatgataCATTGCATGATTAATGAGAAAATATGAAAAGTAGGATAAAATAAATGGGAATTGATTTTCGAACTAGCACCAATCATCGGTGGAATGGAAaggaacaaaattaataataagtgAGCTGAAATATAATTGTCTAAAGACATGATGAATTTATGAGTAATGGGTATTTGTCTATTTGGCTACTAATGTCCCAACCTCCAACAAACAAAAACGTGGCCAGATATAATCCATTataaatgtatatatgtataaaattgaaattttatttcaGTATAACTAATTGACGGGGACCACAAAATAACCATTTCTCATTTTTTAAGGGgtgtttagaattttaaaactagaaaaaaatattttttatttaaaatattgaattaaaattttgtgtatACAAACGACTGAACAAGTGGGCAaccatataattttattatctaaCAGTTTAGTGCATAGGCAATTATTTGCACATTTCTTTTTCTACAATTTAATTGGTTAATATATCAgtgtataaaaattaatctaagtaaaatattttcttctaaatgaaaggggaaaaattgacaaaattatTCCGttaagaaaatttatttattaaaagagacctatttttatcaaaattattaagaaagattaattaataaaacatttaaaagaaaaatcaaatttattttattaaagagaCAAATATACTgtcaattattatttatttattttttttaaatacgtatttttttaattgattttttttatctttcttcttcttttttcttgtttaacTATGTTTTTATGCATTAAATTAATTTCTGTgtcttactttattttttatttaaattttattgtaaataactttgtcattttattttatactttcacTTTGCACTCTCAAATCCAACACAACATGGACAAAATAAGAACTAAAGAGAAAAACAGagaatctatatttttattttaaaaagaaacgacaaaatcaacttaaaaatatgtataaataataataataataataataataataataataataataatatatttatgttcATAATAAAATAAGCTATAGTTTACATATGGATTTCAAgtttcaataaaattaataaaagtataaaattttttttctctctttattaTTCTTATGTTACTGTTGTGTTGGGTTTATTGGTAGTAATAGTATAATGAAATAATGAAGTTATTTACTAAAATTGGTGATTTAcagtaataaatttattataaataaaaatatattaataaaaatttgaatataatagacaattaaaaaaagtctataaaaaaataaataaataataatttaaaaatatatttgtctttcttaaaaagttttttttaaatattttaaaaattaatatttttgataattttggtattaaaatttttttaataattaaatattttaataatcgtttaaaataatttttcaaaaaatatatgcGCATCATACTTGAGGCGCCTTCTGCAGTCCTACTAGTACATTAACATGtgttaattgaaaattgagATTTAACGGAACCTATAGAAGattatttcaattaataataaatatttatatatgaccaaattatttatacatatacaattatatcttttttctaTGCGAGAGAGATCGAATCTATTCTTTTGTTATCCCCTAATAAATATGTtttgctttctttatttttgNNNNNNCTTTCCATACTCATTTAAAAATTACAGATTTGAGTCTTcctatctttggtaaaaaaaaaaagtatatattaatttaaaaatttttttttagatgtttttaaaaatacttctaATTTTTAAAGCTATAAGCAcaaatacatatacatatataaattttttaatttatcaaatataaaataaagtattcgtacttttgaaaaataaaaacaaaaaatacaaaaactttttaaaaattttttatcaaatcaaGTCCAAGCAATATCTATTTGTTGTgatgaaaataaaaagcaatatCTCTTAATAAGGCACGCATATATAAGATTTGAAGTCATTAGAAAATACTAATAATTGAATCATCTTTTTctagtaaatgaataaaaataataagaggCGGCTAATAAATTCATAAAggtgttttatgatgttttttgACTAAATAAAGGTCAACTTTCTTTGaggttattttattatataaaaaatttagttaatatatatatttaaaagtacatattaaaattattatttaaaaaattataaaaaaatataaaatttattttttaatgtatctatttgatatttattaaaattaaagttgtaaaattttttattagtaataaatttaatatatatttttaaaatatatgttagttAAATCCAAAAGAATATTTCGTTGAAGCAAATAATGTTATATTTAACAAGTATATTAGGGGCATTTACGTACTTATGTTATTGGATCAATCGATTCAGcataaagacaataaagaaaaattgacaTAAATCAATTCAACATAATGACagtattaataaagaaaaaataaataccaataCACAATCCCCGGCCTGTAGGTAAGGGGTTCGGTTTTTTGTCACTTTCACATATTGTCaccaaattgaataaaaatgaatataataattaattaagtatagTTGCCTTAATTAAACCCACTTGGGACCCAACATCTGCTCCCTGGCTAGGTTTATTTGAGaggaaaatagaaagaaagaaaaaaaaattgaaagaaaaatatttatttttaattgtttatttaaaaaaatttaaaaaaaaattgaatagtaTAAAAAGAGTTTATGGgattcactaattttttttctttaatattagaagaaaaaaatgaaaaatttgttatatttttttacttttaatattatttcttcttttttaatatattttataatataaaaataaaattatctttttataatattttttatttttcttttatctaaatatatctaaaaataataataatttacttaatttttttatttcatttatttttttttcatttctactTCATTcctctctatttctttcctttcaactaaatataaaacaagtgaatatgttgtttttctctttaaaatatatctatcactttttttcttgatatgctttattctgtttttaagcattaaatttaagttaattattataCCGAATCATCcttgttttatcttttttttttttgataaattttgaaaaataagcaTAACATTAATTGAGTGATAATATTTGAACAATAGCACAATTCAGTTGAGATTATTATGAAATAACTTTTTTTGggtataaaaaaaatcttttgggTACATACAAAATTAACCATAtatagtaaaaaagaaaaatcacagGCATGTGTGATGGAGACATGGATGACCCATACTAATAGGAAACCGTTTGAAAAAGTAGAAAACTAGAAAAAGACCTTTACCCCAAATAATTTAAGTTCCACTAATTAAGAAGAAGTTAACTCTTATGCCAGTTGCTTGTAAATTGTGGAGAGAAATTAGCAAAGCAATGAATGTCATTTATTTGATTGATTACGACCATTATGATTTTAATAAGGGAGGAGTAAAGTCAAATGACTCAAATGCTCACAAGAGATAGAACTCTCTTAGCACGTTACATATGAATTCAAACACTATTTTGTTATATGTTAaacttttattattgattaagaAAGTAAAATCAAGTTGAAAATGATTCATACTATTAATCTATTATCATAACTAATCATGCTTGTAGCTTTGTTAGTCACAATTAAGATTTTTCATCTATTTCAATGAGTGTGCCTAGTGGAAATTGAATTCTAAATGGACCTTTTGTCTCAAGcttaacaaatatatttttacaaatagTATGTTTGAGAATATTATATTTCGGTATTATAAAAGACTTGTTTGTTTAGCGTTACAAAtagttagaaattatttttaatatattataaagaaTAAATTAGGATGCGTTTGTGTTATTATACATATTCTTAAGTATAAACTTTTAATTCTTAGAATAACTCTAGTGccaataaaaaatgatttttttgacaaaaaaatataacaattgaGTGATATATAATAACTTCATaccttaatttttattttcttagcatgagaatattaaatatctattttttggataaaacataatattatattttaaataataaatgatttttgaaaattaaatttaaagtttcaaataaatatgataataatatatttttataaatactatttaaaaataaattaaaatttcttaaaaaaaagtataagtataataaatatattgtcaataataattaattattatattttaaacatatatataaagagatctatctaaaaaaaatatatatatataaagatatttttattagatacaatcatacaaaaaaatatttttattagacacatctataaaaatatttttattaaacacaatcataaataaaaattgacaaaaattgATAGAAATACTGTTAATAATATAGCGGTATTTATTTCTTAAAACAAAtaaagctaaaaagttgttCCCACGTGCAACACGCAAATAACTGTGAACAGAAGAAAATCTGAATAATCTATTATCTTATTATGTGTGTGTCATAGTTGACTAACATAAGAGCCCCACTTAAATGCTGTGGGCCAAAATATGAATTGATTTTTCAACATGACAATGTGTCCTCTAGTGAAACGTAGCAACAAGCAAGCCAAATAGAAAACATAGCCAACAGAAGTGTATGTTTGCacgaaaagaaaaaatgagaaggaaaagaaattattaatacCAAATGACATGCATGTCTATTATACTAAAATAAACATGCATCatgatttttgtttaaaaacgGGGGCATACTTGTCAGTCAGCCCTCAGTTATCATTGTTAATGTGTGGAGAAAAATTTAAAGTGAGAGAGTTTCATATGTCTTATTGATATgaagatatttttgtttataaagataataattaaaaaatattaaataatttaatatgttttgactaaattatttaatataatatttattgagcAGAGTTTCATACGTACTATTTAGAAATTTTAGCATCCCATGCACCGGAAGAACCATTAATACACAATAATATTTGagtaataatttagaaaaaatctaggagactaataataatttaagttaattaagttaattttgtttaaatttaaaaaattagagtagtaaaattttcttttgtaatGAATCTGTTTTTTAACTAGGATAAATACTATGATGTTTAAAAGGTGatatttttacttaaaaaaattaatatttaatttaaaaatataaaaataaataatttttaaaaaattaaaatttattataaaaggtAATTTAAGTTTAGACAACAATTCATACACACTATAGAATTATTCTTTAACTATAATTgactttattcttaattaattttttaacggAACCGAATAATTTAACATTAGTCACACATATTAGGTGTCTACTTTTATCGGTTTAAACTTTAAGAAAACGTTATAGCATATCAGCATTGCTAAGTAGTTTTCCTTGAATCAGTTGTGAGTATTTTGAAACTCTAATGCAACACAGGAAAGAGCAAAAATCATGATGAAATGGGCAGATCTTATTGAAGAAAACGTAGAAGAACTAGCAGCATTAGACGCCATTGATGCTGGAAAGTTGTACCACTTAGTTAAGGTCTTGGACATCCCTGCAGTTGCAAATTGTTTACGCTACTATGCCGGTGCTGCCGATAAGATCCATGGCGAGGTGCTAAAAGGTGCTAGAGAGTTCCATGCATATACTTTGATGGAACCAATTGGTGTTGTTGGACACATCATTCCTTGGAATTTCCCTAGCACCATGTTTGCTGCCAAGGTTAGTCCTTCCTTGGCTGCCGGTTGCACCGTCGTCCTTAAGCCGGCCGAACAAACACCTCTGTCCGCTCTGTTTTTCGCGCATTTAGCTAAACAGGTATTCTCTTTCACACACACATGAGACATCCAATCGTGTATTGTTATATCAGCAAAAATCGTTATTATGTCTACATTTATATACAAATGTGTAATTAATTCCATGATCAAATTTGTTACTTGTACCTAAAGCTATTTGATTTTCCTTGTTTATTTGACCTCTTTTGAAGGCTGGAATTCCGGATGGAGTTCTTAATGTAGTACCCGGATTTGGCCCAACTGCTGGTGCTGCAATAAGCTCACACATGGACATTGATAAGGTAATTTATTATACATGTAAGGATAAGACTCATATCCAGTTGTCTTCATGTGAAGTTGTTAGTTGAgaatcgttagatgatttgatatgcttgactaaatcattatttaacatttttcaATTAACACTTCAAGTAAAGACAAGCGCATGTGAATTTCTACTAGCATGTAAATGTTACAtattttgatttagaattaGTAAGATTTTAAGTGAAGCTTGCTAAAATTGATTTtccatggtggatgaataggttagCTTCACCGGTTCAACGGAAGTAGGCCGTGCCATAATGCACGCGGCGGCTAGCAGCAATCTGAAACCGGTGTCACTTGAATTAGGAGGAAAGTCACCTCTTCTAATCTTTGATGATGCTGATGTAGATAAAGCTGCTGATCTTGCTCTCTTGGGAATCTTGTTTAATAAGGTGACGTTTTCTTTTGTAGAAATCCTACTCTTTTTGCATAAAGcaactaactcagcactttcatCTCTTAACAATTTTGGCTTTGAATTTCAGGGAGAAATTTGTGTTGCAAGTTCAAGGGTGTTTGTTCAGGAAGGGATATATGATGAGTTTGAGAAGAAGTTGGTTGAGAAAGCAAAAGCTTGGGTTGTTGGAGATCCTTTTGATCCTCAATCTCAGCAAGGCCCTCAGGTATTTGGATATTCACAAAAAGATAGCATGAAAATGATATTTTGGAGATTTAGATGTTTATGTTATGCGGTTTAGTTAAAcatcacttaaaaaaaatattattttcgatCTTTTTATGTTCatataattagtttatttttcatgtaaaaacaaaaataagtaatGAGAAATTATCAgtagttaatatttttagttaaaaaaatttaaaaattagctagcactaattcaaatataaaataaatataagaaaaaaaaattttaatcaactAAGATTTTCTCTTGTTAACTAAGTATGAATTATGATGATACTTATTTTTAGTTGACTAATAATAGTTTTTCATTTGTAGGTTGACAAGAACCAATTTGAGAAAATCCTTTCATATATAGAGATTGGAAAGCAAGAAGGAGCAACCCTACTAACAGGTGGTAAAAAAGTGGGCAACAAGGGCTACTACATTGAACCTACAATCTTCTCTAATGTCAAGGTGACTTTTTTAACTCCACAAAAATATGAAACAGGGTGTTTTCAGAACAATTAGATAACtaaccataattttttttttggtttttcccCCTTTATATTCATTACAACCTGTATAGGAAAACATGCGCATAGCACAGGATGAAATATTTGGCCCTGTCTTGGCACTGATGAAGTTCAGGTAAATTATatctttataatattttttgacaCAAATAAATATgttagagataaaattaaattaaaaataataaaaataaaattaaacattggagatatttaaaaaaaaaaaacacacaaacattaaaaataaaaaatatactttatcgatatttctatttttatgttCCTCTGAAAAGCATTGATATTTGTCTGTTGACGATAACTAAATGAAATTATGTGCAGGCATTATTTGGATCAATTGCTACTTTGCTTTTGGGAATGACATTCCTTATGGAGGGTATAAGCAGAGTGGGTTTGGAAGAGATTTTGGAATGGAGGGTCTACATAAGTACCTACAAGTTAAATCTGTTGTCACTCCCATATACAATTCTCCTTGGCTTTGAATTAGATATGTAGTTTTGTGTGTGTCTGTGTGTGAAACTATAGTGTGAGCAATACAGCAGTTTATGCATGTATAGTTcatcaaagcaataaaatttGAGCCACTTATTATTGTGCATAAAACCCAATTTTATAGGAGacgataaaaataaaaacgttaaaaagacaaaaaaaagaatttatcttatttaatattattaattattattaaaattaataaatattaaataagataaattatgattattttggttaattaattaatatttttattaaaaattaggtTAAATAAGTAAGAGAGTTTAAATAGATAATTTTGTACAATGATTTATTTATCTAAACATAACATATTCAAGTGATCTCTTAAAGTCATATGATAGTTATCaatataattgaaataaaaatgttatgtacgtataaaaaattaatttttgaattagttattttatattatttaatttatttttaatatatattttatacaaataatttatttaatagtttatttttaaagatactaGTCACTTGCTGATGCCCAAAACATCCATTGCTAAGGATGATAACGGAGCTTGCTAATTCTAAAACGCGTGTTATTGTCAATTTAAatctcataaattttttttggtagaATAGGAGGTCAAGGAcccaaacaaagaaagaaaaataaaacaaaaaataataataatactaactACATCCTCGTAatctaaaagagttaaaattatcaaaagataAAACTTGTATGATATCTGAGGGGCACAACCCGAAAGTATGGAGGccaaaaaataaatcataaccTTTCTTTATTAAAATGTTAGCAACAAAATTAGCTTCTCAAGAGAGTATAATTTTAAGGTAAATGCTACCCTATCCTCTCTAAAGTAACATGTAAGTTACCCTCTCTGATATGTCATATTTTAATTGGGTGTTTATTTTAACCTGAATTACTTTAATCTCATGAGAGTTAATAATATTTTGGAAGACAGTAACGGCTAATAAGACGATGATACTTAGGAGACACAACGACGACGACAAAGGAATGGGGAGGAGTAAACGCAATTAGAGAGAGTTGGAATACTTTTCTAGAAGAATGATTTGGGAAGAGAAAACAAAACACCCAATGAGACGGTGATTCTTGGGAGGCGTAACGACGACGATGAAGGAGTACAATGGGGAGGAGTAAACGCAAttagagagagttggagtaccTTATCTGAAAGAATGATTTgggaagataaaataagatagccACCGTAATGTTTGGGAGGCGTAATGAGGACGACAAAGGTACCTTTTCTAGAAGAATGATTTGGGAAGAGAAAACGGAACACCAATGAGACAGTGATG
The Arachis duranensis cultivar V14167 chromosome 5, aradu.V14167.gnm2.J7QH, whole genome shotgun sequence genome window above contains:
- the LOC107490260 gene encoding aldehyde dehydrogenase family 2 member C4 produces the protein MTALSNGHAANNSSPLFKIPPIKFTNLFINGHFVHSLSGNEFETIDPRTGEVIAKISEGRKEDIDVAVKAAREAFDNGPWPRMSGAERAKIMMKWADLIEENVEELAALDAIDAGKLYHLVKVLDIPAVANCLRYYAGAADKIHGEVLKGAREFHAYTLMEPIGVVGHIIPWNFPSTMFAAKVSPSLAAGCTVVLKPAEQTPLSALFFAHLAKQAGIPDGVLNVVPGFGPTAGAAISSHMDIDKVSFTGSTEVGRAIMHAAASSNLKPVSLELGGKSPLLIFDDADVDKAADLALLGILFNKGEICVASSRVFVQEGIYDEFEKKLVEKAKAWVVGDPFDPQSQQGPQVDKNQFEKILSYIEIGKQEGATLLTGGKKVGNKGYYIEPTIFSNVKENMRIAQDEIFGPVLALMKFR